A single window of Gambusia affinis linkage group LG18, SWU_Gaff_1.0, whole genome shotgun sequence DNA harbors:
- the LOC122820284 gene encoding type I phosphatidylinositol 4,5-bisphosphate 4-phosphatase-B-like — MADEERSPLLPEQPYATNGFFPRRGSDGYPQSIVPFPSFVAPSEAPPPYSPQGSPDSSSAPVISCRVCQTAISVEGKTHQHVVKCSICNEATPIKNAPVGKKYVRCPCNCLLICKVTSQKIACPRPYCKRIINLGPVHIGSDSPEPRHQPVGLRVICGHCANTFLWTEISDRTLARCPHCRKVSSVGRQYPRRRSLLCFLLFVVLAVSTTGLLVGTWKPAQDSKGIYVSWVLLIVLAFFTLARTMYWRCFKISDPVSNVT; from the exons ATGGCGGACGAGGAGCGGTCACCGCTGCTGCCCGAACAGCCATACGCGACCAACGGCTTCTTCCCTCGGAGAGGCTCCGATGGATATCCACAGA GTATAGTGCCGTTTCCCAGCTTTGTGGCGCCCAGCGAAGCTCCACCCCCGTACTCGCCCCAGGGCAGTCCAGACAGCAGCAGCGCTCCGGTCATCAGCTGTCGGGTCTGTCAGACGGCCATCTCTGTGGAGGGAAAGACGCATCAGCATGTGGTGAAGTGCAGCATCTGCAACGAAGCTACA cCGATAAAGAACGCTCCCGTTGGAAAGAAGTACGTTCGCTGTCCATGTAACTGTCTGCTGATCTGCAAAGTCACATCCCAAAAGATCGCCTGTCCAAGGCCGTACTG TAAGCGCATCATTAACCTGGGACCAGTCCATATTGGCAGTGACAGTCCAGAACCGCGGCACCAACCCGTCGGACTCAGGGTCATCTGCGGACACTGCGCCAACACATTCCTG TGGACAGAGATTTCAGACCGGACTTTGGCCCGATGTCCACACTGCCGAAAAGT TTCTTCAGTTGGTCGGCAATAcccgaggaggaggagcttgctgtgttttctgctctttgttgTTCTGGCAGTATCCACCACTGGACTTTTG GTTGGTACGTGGAAGCCGGCGCAGGACTCGAAGGGCATCTACGTGTCGTGGGTGCTGCTAATTGTGTTAGCTTTTTTTACCTTGGCAAGAACCATGTACTGGAGGTGTTTTAAGATCAGCGACCCCGTGTCCAACGTCACATAG